The nucleotide sequence TTATAAGGTTCTAAAACCTTATCACAAATCCTAAAGGAATCTAACATTGAGAATATACCAGGTGCACTACTTATGATCATTCTGATTGGCTAAGCTattatatgcatatgtatgtatcatgtgacAACTGAAAATACCAGGTGCACTACTTATGATCATTCTGATTGGCTAAgctattatatgtatatgtatgtatcatgtgacAACTGAAAATACCAGGTGCACTACTTATGATCATTCTGATTGGCTAAGCtattataatatgtacatgtatgtatcatgtgacAACTGACAATACTTCCTATTCTAAGAGACTTTGGGGAAGAACACCACAATTAACACTTTTAGTTTATCATTTGTGGGACTgattgtctatatagtattcagtttTAAAGTACAGGACATGAAAATTAACCAGGACAAATTCAACCAGGACAGACACACTTATGAGTGTAAAAACTTGGTAAACGATGTGATCAGTATTTCCAAGGAGCTTTCCTTTGTATTTCATACAAAGCAGTGGTGTAGTCAGTCCCTGCTAATATGTAAACTCTTTTCTACAGTTTTTTCTCTCTGATATCTTGGTTCAGTATGGGTTATATTGTAGAAGTGTGCTTACTGCCATAAGCTGTAAATAGTAAGTTTTACCGGTATTTTACACAGATGAGGGAGAGGTCAGATTGCTTATATATACTTTAACCCTTTAGtgactctatgtaattacaccctacaTATTATACGGTATCAGGCTTTAAAGGTTTAATTGAGAATTCCAGACTAATTGGATAAAACAGTGAATCCATCTCAATGCATATTAAAtagaatgtacaatgtatagcgTATATATTGTTTATAGCTAATGAACTCAATTAAGTAAAAGCTGATATTATagcaatatatattttttcatacgtcttttcatattttctgatACCAGAAACCATTCACGAAAATtgactttttttcttttatatctGTTAGTGTTACCGATTTTCTTTCCCCGTCTTCTTCTTTCTTAGCTAAATTTTCACTGGTAAGTACTAAACATATATTAAATGTAAGTTATGCAAAACATGAAATTCATTCACCAAAAGTACTACTGTCTCTGTGCAAGTAGcaaaacaaatgtatatttaatatagGGAACACTGCATTCTCAGATAACTTGAGGAGTCATTCTTCATCTCAGCATATTTGGGTACCCTAGGTGTCTATATATTATCATAACCAGGTACTCATATATGGAGATCCTTAAAATCATTTAAATATTGAGTATCCATATATGGAGACCCTaaaaatcatttaaatattGGGTATCCACATATGGAGATCCTTAAAATCATTTGAATATCTGATACCCATATATGGAAATCcttaaaatcattttgaatatCTGAATACTATATTTCAATCTGGCCTCACCCTCATTCAGCTTACGTTATATATACAGTTTTacttaatattatacatatctctgtacaatattaaatatttggGTTTTGGTTCCCATACCCTACTCTTGCACTTGATAGGAGAATCCCTTGTTGTGTTTCCACAGATAGAATCCAATGCCAAGCCCCAACACTCCACCAACCAGAATCATGGCAATAGCAAGGCCAACCATCGCACCTGTTGtaacaaccaatcaaattacAGCATTATAAAACAGTGCTGCTATAACCAATCAGCCTCGGATTACAGACGAGTGTAATAAAATAGCAGTAATAGCCTGATTCTATTAAAGTCACTGTTGTCAATGTATCTGTAAATGGTGGTAAATCCCATACAAATTTTACAGAGCTAGTtcacatcaaacatacaattaaatacataggaataatttacatattggtaAATTTTTCATAAAGACATTGACACAGTTTCAGAAGTAAATTTGAGAATACACCATTTTTTTGGCAATTTTAGCATCACAGAATGAAAAACGTATGTCTGTTACAAATACAAGATTTCAAACTAGTGAACATACTAAGACATCAAATTTCATTGAGATCTGTCAGTAGTAGCAATTAAACTCCTCTTtcggggaggggggagggagggggtctTATTTTATTCGTACACAGAAAGCTACACATTGAGAAAAACGGGACTAAGATGTACATCTATCTGTAAATGAACAACTCAAAGCTAGTATTAGATGAATGACATCATGGTCAGAGTTCCTTGATTATTCAAGATACAGTATTCTATatgtaatacaaaatacacTGTGTACAATATCAGCTGGTGGTTCTGGGAGCTGTGAATTATTTAACACCCAAGTTACAGGAACTGTAATAATAGTGAGTTACCTGCTGAGTATCCATTGTTGACAATATCAGCTGGTGGTGCTGGGGGTTGTGGATTGTCACCATCTTCAACCAACGACTTGGATTTCACTTTCAAAGTATGTACCTGTCAAATACCAAAATAAGAAATCAAACACACATGGTACCAAAGTTGTATAAACTGTCCCAAGCCAGTAAAAATGTAGTCAAACAGTTGTCAAAAGACGTATGAAAATTCCCCCACCCCCTGGGGTGAGGGAACTACCCAAGATTTTGCAAACCagttactttttacaaattttcaGAGTGCTGTATCTTTTTAAGTAGTGCATGGACACTTTTGAAATGTTCAGTGTTTACTAAGCCTGATAACAATATACTATTATAGCATGATATACAACAGTACAGCATTTGCAATACAATGCAGAACTTTCACTCTCACTACACTTGCAAAAGTACagccgcagagaacactgcaagcactcatgcaaatacctcgagtatgccacacttcaacTGGCATgtcatgaggttctgtcataacacttttatcaaaaacagtaaattttgCAAACAATACAACAGCACATTcacaatgattccacacacatgGACTGATTGTAATCACTTGCAAACAAGTATGTAATAATATTGTTGATTGCACTGCCAGTGAAAATGCCACTAGTATGTACAAACATCACTGCAAGCTAGTACTCACTAgtacataatgtaattatatatagaCCTTAATTACCTTGCCCATGTAGGTGACATTGACTGCCATAGTACCATTGTCAATGGCTGACATCAAGTTACGGTATGCAACTGTTAGGTTGTTCTGTGGCAACACACCAGACACATCACCTGTAATGTGAGGCTTGTCCAGCAATGTAAACCACACCTtcacatgacctttgacatcatcTGCCTGTAAGGTGAAAGGTTAAAAGTGTGCAATCAATGTTTTATGATGCAATTCATACATTATTAAATATCTGACCTATATTGAAGAGGTAAAAGATGAGTTTATAATATTTTACTGCAGTGATGAAAACTGGACTAGACAAATCGCTATTCTTCCATTGTTCATGGGGTGGGATGTTATATTCCAGCTCAGTTACAAATATAGTTGATTTAACCCATCATCTTGCTGAATCTGTCACTCCATTGAGTCCATTATACGTTATTCTGCAAAGTATCATAGCCTTTGTTGTCAGTCAGTTATAGACTTTAATAATAGATTACATAGTTGCATGTATATGGCTGTATTCATACTCTACACAGTACATTTTACTCATTTTATCTCTTATAAATATACCAGTAGACAAGTTTTTCTTTACACATTAAAAGTCTCTTTGTATTGTGCCCATTGTTTTACCCATGCTTTTAATTCCAGTTAACAGcacatttttacacaaaatgaGAGTGTCTGCAAATCAGACCAAATTTGAAACGCCTATGATGACAAAGTAACAGAAGTTTATCGAAAAGTGCCCAATTAAATCCATGAAACAGTCGGGCACAGACCCATACTATAAGTATCATACTTACATAGACATCTACGACTCTCAGTGCAGACACACGGGCAGAGGCTGCAATACTATTCCGTACATTGGTGTGGAATTGTCGAGTGTTGTTCAATATCAGCGTATTGTACACATCTGATggttataaatatataacatatattacaATTACTACAGACTGTTTTCATTTAGTAACAGGGCTACAGATTCTCACACTCACAAACAAACctcaatatcttttttttttattctacgTAGTATTTCATAAAACTTACTGGTGCCATTTAGCATAAATGCCAGCATCTTAGTTTCCTTGGACTTATAGCAGGCTTGGATATCaaacatatacaatggtacattGTCTTCCTTCTTGAAATGATAGATGTTGACGATGTCATGAGTATTGTTCACTGTGCCATTTCGCTGAAAAATTATATAAACCAATGTCAATATTATAAATCTTCACCATCATAATGGTGCAAACTAAATTTCTCTGTAACCCTGACGATAAATGTCAGGGACCATAAAGGAATTACCCAGTCCTGTATAAACTCCCCTACTTTGTTTATAGCTACACTTTTGCCAAAATATTGGACAAATTCatatcaaaattgatattaGTATACTTTTCATGCATTCAGTTTTAAATTTTCTTCAACACATTCTTCCTGCTTTACTTCAATTTCCCAATAGTAAACTTATTGCCATTATCTACTTTTTAAATTAGAAAAGTTACCTACCACTGACTGACTGGACATTTTCTATTGCTACAGATCTGCCAACAGACTCATGAAATGCATGTTTAGCTTCTAGTCATTACAAACTCTTTTCCATCTTTTAATGTTAGTCATTTGTCAATAGTTATCATAACCTAACAATGACAGTAGAGAGATTTGAAACCGGGACTAAAATCAAACCCTGTAATTACTAAGTgctaaataataataaagtcactcttttttttttaatttgttgataaatttattcTAATAATCTACAgtgataaatatgtaaactgAGCACTAATAATATCAAACCTGTCACTACTAATGCTCtaaaataattaatgatatttcttAGTAAATTGTCAATAAAGTTGTTCAAAAATCTACATCAATAGGACGGTGATTGTGCACTAATCAACCTGTAAATAGTCATGCTTGgtgtataatttatatacaatCCGAATCagtgacatcagactgtggacaaattcaaacttttacaaacagagaaagtaaaacTAAATGAATTGCATTAacaacacttggctcagcatggtGAAATAGCAGAGACTTTTATTCAACAGCATGGTTTgatatgaacagttttatggcctctttgcatgtacatgtattgccaggggaacttcaaatttgcTTGTGAACATAAACTATCATATAAAGTGGACATacagctgttcttatcaaatgatagaatgtaatacttgtctctctgtatttccaacatgctgtgccaggCGTTATTAATCCaatacatttgtttactttctctgtttgtaacagattctgTTTGTCCACGATCTGATGTCAGcgattatatattatatgtcatGTAATTATACAATCTGCTTACCATCCAAGTAGCACGGATTTCCAATCTGACTGGAGTACCTTTCTCAGAGTCCATCTTATTACCATCAGATGTCCATTCCAGctgtaatataattattacaaaatgtttgaTTATATCAATACATTAATACATTCATAGTGTTTTTTACTAGCTGTAAAATGCAAACAAAAGGTACAAATACATGCTTAAATTTCAGTCAACATGTTGCCAAAAGTGACCTGTCTTCTGAAAATACACAATCTTATTTTTTTGTAGATAAAGTATCATCTGCCACAAGAGTAGACTCGTTTTACATTTCTAATCAGTAAATCAACTTCTACTTAATATACATGCAGAGTTTATCACtgaaaattgctacattttcctGAGAcaaaattacagcagaaatatgGAAGGGTCACCGGAAGACTGTGCATATCATTCCTATTAAGAACAATATAGATTAAAGAaacagaccactcattacaaatataaacatccGACCCAAAAtgatatacagacacacacaacgTCCTGGGAACAAAGAAGctatttaatgtcatcacattgcaggctcagattttgacatatACAAATTGATGACAGCAAGAATTTGAGTCTGCTTGTATGGTTCCCCATGGTgacatgtgtgtatgcatacagTGCCTGTTTGTTGGTAGgaatgtggtgttgtttatatttgtattgagtggtctgtgggaagaccatttcttatctatctaaattttTCTTTGGgaatgtaaaatgtgtatgatatgcacatTCGTTCGGTGACCTGTATTTTACTGTTTTGTCATTAGTAAATGTTTGAGACAGAAAACcacataaaaatacaattttttggACTAAAGCTGCAAAGGCCTTGATGTAGAGGAAATGTATTCTGTTCTATTGACTGTTGCTATTGGATACACTGCATCAttcaaataattataatattgacTTTTTTATCATCTTGACCAACATCTGAGGACAAATATTTCATCTGGAGAACTTAGAAAGCATAACTCACAAACTTGTAATATCTTTgatcaaaatgttttttaaatatcacTCCAGGATTActatatcaaaatgtacataactACTAAATTAATATAATGTGGACATCAAcaattatttatgaatataaatgCACTCAATGACAACTTTGCGGTAACAGTTGATGAATTCCAATTCATATAGGGTTCCACACTCGAACAAGTTGTGCTCTGGACAAGTTGCTCTCGTTTtaacccaaaataacaaaaccaGTGTGAACAGTTTAAGTGAATGCTGTGGCAGTGATTAAGTTAGGTCAGGTGCAAGAGTGTAGTTTGGGGTTTATATGTCTACAAAAAAGTTCAATTTGATTAACATCAGAAGCTTTAAGTTTCCTACATAAGAGTAGTTCAATGAGAGAGtttacaaggtcaaaggtcagacttACTGTTAAATAATTTGAACAAATGGAGGCTGTAATGGTAATATTCAATCATTTTAGTCTGTGATTTATGTCAAAATCAAGATATACAATGTGAATGCAGCCCAAAATGCAGTTTTTTCAGTTTTATAACTGATATTGCCTTAAAGTCCAAACTCACATGTATAGtctgaacataaacaaaaaccTACGATAGAATGTTTATGATTGGCCAATCTATACAATATTGCACAATCTAGATGTCATCATACAACCAATGAAAATGAAGCTAAGATAGTATGATTAATAAAAGAATACACATAAACTTACATCAGTAAAGAAGTACTCCCAGGTTGAGTTGACTTCATAACCCTGCTCTATTGCATGCTTTGGATAATCAGTACGTTTAGCTATCCAAGCATGGCACTGGATGTCACGGACATTAGCCTacagaaaatatataattataataattataactCTCTCTAAATAATACACCAAAAATGCACATAAATTGAAAATGTGTTCAACAACTCATTTGTCTCTAgttatgtgaaaataaaatttgcattttaatattttagttCACAGTATACGACCAGTTGGAGTAAACTTTCAGGTACTCTTCACAACGGATTGAACTTTCTTCAATGCATGACTATTTGCTTGATTAAATTTAACATCATTCATTAGTTATTGTCATGAAATTACTTTGACATTTTCATCCAACGTTTGAAattcttataaaaaaaaacatgtattgaaTGAATTTTACCATCAATACTATACAGTCAATGTCAAATTAGGAGTTAACTGTGTGTACAAACTAAGCAGTCATCTGTCATGGCTATAGGAGAAGTTGGACTAGAATTCAAGAATAATCATATTCAATCCCATTGGCTTAAAGGGGACTGTAACTCAatgaaataaagtcattttcataaactatgggttctggagagtcatttcatgagtttacatcacctacaattacttgtgatttcagaaaaaatatcaagttgatcttgtgcctttcaATAGGTTacgtatctttgctatgggctactgcatcatgccagtcagcagaaataatatattcaagttgctcaaattgaatattcatgagggcTATTTTACACTTATGGAGTACAGCCACGCTAGACTCACGAATATTCAGAGTGTaacatgaatatatcatttctgctgactcccatgatgcattagCCCATAGGAACGATACCCTATAaagacacaagatcaacttgatgtgaCTCTGAAATTACAAGTAATGTAACATAATGgaagaacccatagtttataaaaatgcCTTTGTTTCCTGGAGTCGCATTCCCCTTTAAGATATATTTATAACCAAAGAGATTCAACCATTGGTGTTTAACATCAAGTTTTTTAGTAAAATAAGGGAAACGtttaaatatatagaaaatctactcaaaatatatattgatgaaTGTGTGAATTTCCTTACCATGCCTTCATACACCCATTTGGCATCATCCAGATAAAAATAACTTGTAACGTTATTCATTGAGATGTTACCACCAGCCTGAGATTTTGCATCATATCCATACTTCCATATTGGCCCCATTGAACAGTTGCCGTTTATCGGATCAAGTAGATACCCAATACCTAGCGGTATAGTCAGATTGcatttattacaattattatatgAATTAACAAGAATCTTTATTTTATGGTAGAATCTGCCGGGGATCAATTCCCTGAAACtcaaagttcttaaaatctctgAGTTTGCAATATGTAGCTCGTCTGTGGCCCTTGTGAACTGAATAAAGAAATGTGGGGGTTCAACATTGAGTTTTCTAGGAAATTTAAATTTCCCATACAGTTAACACAGCATttagcggccatattggaattggtggccatattggatttggtggccatattggattatacAATGGTTTaatttttgataacattttgacctctatttcaacaATTCAAATGGTAAGACCtcattttttcttgattttaaacTATGAATGGGGTTTGAACTTCCTTGACAAAAGTAGCAGCAAAAGTTTAAAACTTTTCTATCAAGGCAAAATACAAAGTTAACATGAAAATTAGTGAGAGAATTGTTATTTATTCAGAACATACTAGATGTTTCCTTTCATTTATTATGGCGGAGCGTAATTTTGAAGATTATTTACAAATGGGTCAAGCTACCGctaccccatcccaccccaccccacccctgtCAATGGCTTAACCCATCATTTGGCCAGGAATTAATGCTTCCAAACATGAAGTTGCAATTATAAAGACTGTCACCTTGAGAGTAGAATTTTAGTCACCCATAGTAAACAGGGAATTTCCATTGTGCGTAACTGACCTGTGATGTCACTATATATGAGAACTGGCCAGTGTGACATAACAATTTAATTATGTGTACTGACCTGTATTGTAGTCATGAATGACCTCCACAGGGTCCCCGTTATACGGATCCCAATGACCTCCAGTGACTGACGTATCATTATTTGGTACCATGAAGAATCGTACCAGTTTAGCATCAAAATCATAATGGTCCTGTGGTTGAATAGAAAATTGATACtctataaaatgtaaatatccTGAACATAATAAACCACTAAACATTTGGtcaataacatataataaatttcATATATCTATCTCTGTTTTAAATAGACCATGTCTCAGATGATGAGGTTTGATAGAAATGTACAATGCATTATTTTAATAGCTCATGTACTGGCTCAATGACTAGtgtgtcctatatactatgcaatgtttttggtggttttacacAAGGATACATTGCGGCGCATTGACTATGCATGCgcgttctatatactatgcgcattctccaTGCAGAGGatgctatctacaatatcatcgtgagtcggtcacaaatgaatctaccctgcgcaaGCTTATGGGCTTAaatttgcctagttatgatttGCTCTCTTTCCTACTTTCATGTACCTTAGCCTATAGCCAAGTGATaagtcttggtgttactatctcaagaagatCTCTTTACTAAGCCACAAACATAGAGCTCAAACTCAATAAATATTGAT is from Glandiceps talaboti chromosome 1, keGlaTala1.1, whole genome shotgun sequence and encodes:
- the LOC144453549 gene encoding uncharacterized protein LOC144453549 isoform X2, which gives rise to MLQYSVIIVALLGCVLSTVHSQPNPDICIPGPVPATNMTKPTLPDQFITHVEWKSGGGQFTMQIKELYDGKNNRGAAVFLQDGTTTHHSYDYKHSQHIEITDGICSVSKLPDSKFNLFGFHYEDGEGHIDSVANIFDFGNSYNDTYIGPDTVRGIPVDHWCGCVYNESKYMTMKLEFYFSEDGYRTPSGDNQVLVRMIVNGTVQNTTGDGEPIPDAFQPFYNMYDYYSFESGPAESEMDYQAPLGYLCPGRNSTSPMPTLPKQFSSSREHVRKDLKKVHFYRDHYDFDAKLVRFFMVPNNDTSVTGGHWDPYNGDPVEVIHDYNTGIGYLLDPINGNCSMGPIWKYGYDAKSQAGGNISMNNVTSYFYLDDAKWVYEGMANVRDIQCHAWIAKRTDYPKHAIEQGYEVNSTWEYFFTDLEWTSDGNKMDSEKGTPVRLEIRATWMRNGTVNNTHDIVNIYHFKKEDNVPLYMFDIQACYKSKETKMLAFMLNGTNVYNTLILNNTRQFHTNVRNSIAASARVSALRVVDVYADDVKGHVKVWFTLLDKPHITGDVSGVLPQNNLTVAYRNLMSAIDNGTMAVNVTYMGKVHTLKVKSKSLVEDGDNPQPPAPPADIVNNGYSAGAMVGLAIAMILVGGVLGLGIGFYLWKHNKGFSYQVQE
- the LOC144453549 gene encoding uncharacterized protein LOC144453549 isoform X1 yields the protein MGIMLQYSVIIVALLGCVLSTVHSQPNPDICIPGPVPATNMTKPTLPDQFITHVEWKSGGGQFTMQIKELYDGKNNRGAAVFLQDGTTTHHSYDYKHSQHIEITDGICSVSKLPDSKFNLFGFHYEDGEGHIDSVANIFDFGNSYNDTYIGPDTVRGIPVDHWCGCVYNESKYMTMKLEFYFSEDGYRTPSGDNQVLVRMIVNGTVQNTTGDGEPIPDAFQPFYNMYDYYSFESGPAESEMDYQAPLGYLCPGRNSTSPMPTLPKQFSSSREHVRKDLKKVHFYRDHYDFDAKLVRFFMVPNNDTSVTGGHWDPYNGDPVEVIHDYNTGIGYLLDPINGNCSMGPIWKYGYDAKSQAGGNISMNNVTSYFYLDDAKWVYEGMANVRDIQCHAWIAKRTDYPKHAIEQGYEVNSTWEYFFTDLEWTSDGNKMDSEKGTPVRLEIRATWMRNGTVNNTHDIVNIYHFKKEDNVPLYMFDIQACYKSKETKMLAFMLNGTNVYNTLILNNTRQFHTNVRNSIAASARVSALRVVDVYADDVKGHVKVWFTLLDKPHITGDVSGVLPQNNLTVAYRNLMSAIDNGTMAVNVTYMGKVHTLKVKSKSLVEDGDNPQPPAPPADIVNNGYSAGAMVGLAIAMILVGGVLGLGIGFYLWKHNKGFSYQVQE